From Haloplanus rubicundus, one genomic window encodes:
- a CDS encoding competence protein CoiA family protein, with amino-acid sequence MPFRGRRDGRPVVPAIIDNGEAVTCPVCGGTMYPRSAPGKSRHFYHVSDDAGQRCSNSGESETHEHAVARVEVALHQQFGENALIETEVDVDISEVPTPVTERRADALATFDDWNPYFGEGIAVEVQHSHEDKDVHQVTHDYLTAGYSVVWIRAATVLLDTFNYDTVGAEFEQDDGSGYAQRTSKACRFTNCQALLYDGEHAWGRVPPYAHPRGRDDLITYDICTAQGCELRRLHEPDGSYTYTASDEHGPDFPLKALKNAIVREYDRDPFWKWAGSQYHNAQVEKLLATRPEIERCRGPKGFHEWGRRETLWTNHFDQPLIELRECMYCPVRLVTNHRGRSGHSTFCLYGREPDVDWDDVYFQASPPECDHYLYDEDAIEDYCPKCGATMESSDTTLRDHTSWIPP; translated from the coding sequence ATGCCCTTCCGCGGTCGTCGTGACGGTCGACCGGTCGTCCCCGCCATTATCGACAATGGAGAAGCCGTCACCTGTCCGGTATGCGGCGGGACGATGTACCCCCGATCGGCGCCGGGCAAGTCCCGACACTTCTACCACGTATCAGACGACGCCGGCCAGCGCTGCTCGAATAGCGGCGAGTCGGAGACCCACGAACATGCAGTCGCTCGTGTCGAGGTCGCTCTGCACCAGCAATTCGGAGAAAACGCCCTCATCGAGACAGAGGTGGACGTCGACATATCCGAAGTGCCGACACCTGTGACCGAACGCCGGGCCGACGCACTCGCGACCTTTGACGATTGGAACCCTTACTTCGGGGAAGGGATCGCCGTTGAGGTACAGCACAGCCACGAGGACAAGGACGTCCATCAGGTGACGCATGACTACTTGACCGCTGGGTACTCGGTCGTCTGGATACGCGCGGCAACAGTCCTTCTCGATACGTTCAACTACGACACGGTCGGTGCCGAATTTGAGCAAGATGACGGCTCTGGATACGCCCAACGGACGAGCAAAGCATGCCGATTTACGAACTGCCAAGCGCTCCTCTACGACGGGGAACATGCGTGGGGGCGCGTGCCGCCCTATGCCCATCCCCGCGGACGGGATGACCTGATTACGTACGATATCTGTACTGCTCAGGGTTGCGAGCTACGCCGGCTTCACGAGCCCGACGGCAGTTACACCTACACCGCGAGCGACGAGCACGGCCCCGACTTTCCCCTGAAAGCGCTCAAGAACGCAATTGTCCGTGAGTACGACCGAGACCCGTTCTGGAAGTGGGCAGGAAGCCAATATCATAACGCGCAGGTGGAGAAACTGCTTGCGACACGACCTGAGATAGAGCGCTGTCGGGGGCCGAAGGGGTTTCACGAATGGGGACGGCGAGAAACACTCTGGACGAACCATTTCGACCAGCCGTTAATCGAACTCCGCGAGTGTATGTACTGTCCCGTTCGGTTAGTGACGAACCATCGAGGGCGGTCAGGACACAGTACATTCTGTCTCTACGGTCGAGAGCCCGATGTGGACTGGGACGACGTGTATTTCCAGGCCAGCCCTCCCGAGTGCGACCACTATCTCTACGACGAGGATGCGATCGAAGATTACTGCCCTAAGTGCGGTGCGACGATGGAATCCTCAGATACAACTCTCCGCGACCACACAAGTTGGATTCCACCATAA
- a CDS encoding SAVED domain-containing protein, which yields MTNPAGDVFISYKHSQQNLAEKLEIALRNHGIPVWRDVHDIGPDPLEQQIREDLQDSNLAGGVAIISSDVTQSPVILKTELPELHKRWRGDDEFFVVVVLAPGVDYDEAETILSKAESPYDLSHWYMESLEVEETSSSSSAIGRIINSILDKLGQNQKTSSQLPPLDAVVDAVLERRLQCIHNRLSSNSPVECSLDTYVKPSHDIQLAVSIDWSPHFDDGIPDGSLWNEQLLPALRTTTDYLQQETPGRELRFRGRANLPAVFSLGYCLPETRGISTAWMQPDQDGNFSSWRLNLNLEESNLQSDLEEIDRTASDLAVLVNITDDVKPEVGKTKSKLPDFNGILEFGFEEDSKDRLTAPEAAHAAKVFQQDLRDAMNRLPETSTIHLFMATPAGLAFLFGQMTNTSPTIQTYILDTESGSRTYETAAQLS from the coding sequence ATGACTAATCCAGCTGGGGATGTCTTCATTAGCTACAAACATTCACAACAGAATTTAGCCGAAAAGCTGGAAATTGCCCTCCGGAATCACGGGATACCTGTTTGGCGTGACGTTCACGACATCGGTCCAGATCCATTAGAGCAACAAATCCGAGAAGATCTCCAAGACTCGAACCTGGCTGGTGGTGTCGCAATTATAAGTAGTGATGTTACTCAGTCCCCGGTCATTCTCAAGACAGAACTCCCTGAACTTCACAAACGGTGGCGGGGTGATGATGAGTTCTTTGTCGTTGTTGTTCTAGCTCCGGGTGTTGATTATGACGAGGCGGAAACAATCTTGTCCAAAGCAGAATCCCCATACGACCTTTCCCATTGGTATATGGAGTCTTTGGAAGTGGAGGAGACTTCTTCTTCCTCCTCAGCTATTGGCCGAATCATTAACTCGATATTAGACAAATTGGGACAGAACCAGAAGACCAGCAGTCAGCTTCCGCCTCTTGATGCTGTAGTTGATGCTGTGTTGGAGCGTCGACTACAATGTATCCACAATCGTCTGTCGTCTAATTCACCAGTAGAATGCTCTCTGGACACGTATGTTAAACCTTCCCATGATATTCAGCTAGCCGTGAGTATTGATTGGTCACCCCACTTTGACGACGGTATACCAGATGGATCCCTATGGAATGAGCAGTTACTCCCAGCGTTACGTACAACGACCGATTATCTTCAGCAAGAGACTCCAGGAAGAGAGCTTCGTTTTCGAGGGCGGGCCAATCTCCCGGCAGTATTCTCGCTCGGATACTGCCTTCCGGAGACACGAGGGATTAGTACTGCGTGGATGCAACCAGATCAGGATGGGAATTTTTCGTCATGGCGGCTCAATCTAAACCTGGAAGAGAGCAACTTACAGAGCGACCTCGAAGAGATTGATCGAACTGCTTCAGACCTTGCGGTTCTAGTGAACATCACCGATGATGTGAAGCCGGAAGTCGGAAAAACGAAATCCAAACTACCGGACTTTAATGGTATTCTGGAATTCGGATTTGAGGAGGACTCAAAAGACCGATTAACAGCTCCTGAAGCAGCACATGCGGCAAAAGTATTCCAGCAGGACCTTCGGGATGCGATGAATCGCCTTCCAGAAACGTCTACCATTCATCTCTTTATGGCCACGCCAGCTGGACTTGCGTTCTTATTTGGACAGATGACTAACACTTCTCCCACAATTCAGACGTATATCCTTGACACCGAAAGCGGAAGCAGAACCTATGAAACTGCAGCGCAGCTATCATAA
- a CDS encoding ThiF family adenylyltransferase: MPPSELTAAVSSLDSLDGVTVVEGPFQHEEGSKWVLEVKLQPDEIEATSQIPQESTWFVLIDPTYPGGSIRIYPAEEGSTTATYPHQRLNVAGDEDTPWRRGNICVARYGHIIGRSGATGEPNSPDGRLRWHLERALSWLEAASKGELRQEGEPFELPIFSTNTAPQNRVAFNETAESLELWRSEFGNWGFVDFVGLTEPSDVFLTEQFRDEDDNVVYHPEWGEYISSHICSQTRGAWLLLEDPPIEPPWEVPETWSDLANLLEDSSIDPFELRANIDSIVEDDAFNCLLLGFPIPSEVGGSSELIHWQGIELSDVRSASELPGFRETPRGKEIAARVDLSRDSIRWLDSDNWAREQLSRRGHIQDPLREASVLLIGAGALGSTVVEGLVRDGCHDLTIVDGETFEIGNLARHTLTLPEVGENKAEALANRLNSVSPHIDVDGFSVSFPLEEDDQLEVVESVDVVIDCTASNSVLQALNSCRWEEPVLFCSASMGRRANRLFYFASYSLSFPASQFQEEFEPWRLQEQIEWQPGEDAVPERVGCWHPASVIRMDQVMIWAGTITRLLEQDTSLGLRGTEFRVLESGDDGTPTISEAEPPFQDIEKWVAPDSEVSVEIPASCLRAIVDICVEADPLETGGILAGTALEQTVARIIRASDPPRDSNQGSTTFTRGTERVDEWLREARDSLGIHYLGEWHYHPGGSAELSSSDRAQMNEIASTDEYGCPHPIMFLVGGNPSETLAVRAYLFHRNRDYEELEHIGPPDGPSRPTSSFDLDINFPNARVGDSQ, from the coding sequence ATGCCACCCTCTGAACTCACAGCAGCTGTCTCTTCGCTCGATTCCCTTGATGGTGTCACGGTTGTTGAAGGCCCGTTTCAGCACGAAGAGGGATCAAAATGGGTTCTTGAAGTCAAGCTTCAACCAGACGAAATTGAGGCCACCTCTCAAATTCCACAGGAGTCCACGTGGTTCGTTCTTATCGACCCGACCTATCCTGGAGGTAGCATTCGGATTTACCCTGCTGAAGAAGGGAGTACCACAGCCACTTACCCTCACCAACGCCTCAACGTAGCAGGCGACGAAGATACTCCTTGGAGAAGAGGGAACATCTGTGTGGCTCGCTACGGACATATTATCGGGCGATCGGGCGCAACGGGGGAACCAAATTCTCCGGATGGACGTCTTCGATGGCACTTGGAACGGGCTCTGTCGTGGTTAGAAGCAGCATCTAAGGGAGAACTCCGTCAGGAAGGAGAGCCATTTGAACTTCCGATATTCAGCACGAACACTGCTCCTCAGAATCGAGTCGCATTCAATGAAACAGCGGAATCCCTCGAACTTTGGCGATCCGAGTTTGGTAATTGGGGGTTCGTTGACTTCGTGGGGCTTACCGAGCCGTCAGATGTCTTCCTTACGGAGCAGTTCCGAGATGAAGACGACAATGTCGTGTATCATCCGGAGTGGGGAGAATACATTAGTTCACATATCTGTTCTCAGACTCGTGGAGCATGGCTGTTACTGGAGGATCCCCCAATCGAGCCTCCTTGGGAGGTGCCTGAAACTTGGAGTGATTTGGCAAACTTACTGGAGGATTCCTCTATTGATCCATTTGAACTCCGGGCAAATATAGATTCTATCGTCGAAGATGATGCGTTCAATTGTCTCCTCTTAGGGTTTCCAATTCCTAGTGAGGTCGGAGGATCCTCGGAACTCATCCATTGGCAGGGTATCGAACTCTCTGATGTTAGATCCGCATCTGAGTTACCCGGGTTTAGGGAAACCCCCAGAGGAAAGGAAATCGCGGCTAGAGTAGATCTTTCTCGAGATTCTATCCGTTGGCTTGATTCAGACAACTGGGCTCGCGAACAGCTCTCTCGTCGGGGGCATATCCAAGATCCGCTTCGTGAAGCTAGTGTTCTTCTTATTGGTGCCGGTGCACTCGGGAGTACCGTTGTTGAGGGATTAGTACGGGACGGATGTCACGACCTCACTATTGTCGATGGGGAAACCTTTGAAATTGGCAATCTAGCGAGACACACGTTAACCCTCCCTGAAGTGGGAGAGAATAAAGCTGAGGCGCTCGCGAATAGGCTTAACTCGGTATCACCGCATATCGATGTTGATGGATTTTCTGTTTCATTTCCTTTGGAGGAAGACGACCAATTAGAGGTGGTTGAATCTGTAGATGTGGTAATCGATTGTACGGCCTCAAATTCTGTTCTTCAAGCGCTGAATTCCTGTAGGTGGGAGGAGCCGGTTCTCTTCTGTTCGGCGTCTATGGGTAGACGAGCAAACCGGTTATTCTATTTCGCATCATACTCTCTGAGTTTTCCGGCTAGTCAGTTTCAAGAAGAATTCGAACCGTGGCGGTTGCAGGAACAGATTGAGTGGCAACCTGGTGAAGACGCAGTTCCTGAGCGCGTTGGCTGCTGGCATCCAGCATCAGTGATTCGTATGGATCAAGTCATGATATGGGCTGGAACGATTACACGCCTACTTGAACAGGATACATCGTTAGGTCTTCGGGGAACTGAATTCAGAGTCCTTGAGTCTGGGGACGATGGCACGCCTACGATTTCAGAGGCAGAGCCGCCATTTCAGGATATTGAAAAATGGGTGGCCCCAGATTCTGAGGTGTCGGTAGAGATACCTGCTAGTTGTTTAAGAGCGATTGTTGATATCTGCGTCGAGGCAGATCCGCTTGAGACAGGGGGAATTTTAGCTGGGACTGCTCTAGAGCAAACGGTCGCACGGATTATCCGTGCCAGTGATCCGCCACGAGATTCCAATCAAGGATCCACAACTTTCACCAGAGGTACTGAACGCGTCGACGAGTGGTTGCGAGAGGCTCGTGATAGTCTGGGTATTCACTATCTGGGAGAATGGCACTATCACCCCGGCGGATCTGCGGAGCTGAGTTCTTCAGACCGGGCTCAAATGAACGAAATTGCTTCGACTGATGAGTATGGATGTCCCCATCCGATTATGTTCCTTGTCGGCGGAAACCCGTCAGAGACGCTTGCCGTCAGAGCCTATCTCTTCCACCGAAATCGTGATTATGAGGAACTTGAGCATATCGGACCGCCAGATGGTCCAAGTAGACCGACGAGTAGTTTTGATTTAGATATTAACTTCCCGAATGCGAGAGTAGGTGACTCTCAATGA